In Nicotiana tabacum cultivar K326 chromosome 17, ASM71507v2, whole genome shotgun sequence, one DNA window encodes the following:
- the LOC107823738 gene encoding uncharacterized protein LOC107823738 translates to MEGASTYNRALQLKISSTMRQRRSGYEPSDTETDWTLDSPHQEANANNEKEIHVEEPECEDPNVALQKAKDNKFLNVSRRTNVPSPARRRTTKSPYKPRRDTDDDDDVHSPAKALPRSVSTFSRRPDLYSRRNVSPFQKSEYRRHTSPYKYAGEDHHLDKDEFADSNRKQNNVHSRLGEKSNYNRRYASAPRPDRQHRFDASKERRKADKTPSQLPIRSLSRKERETPSKHGPTGGELNEMIAKAKISGSSTDANHMFESTETIAPGDIFFSQDYAALTMQQITENKSNKKTQVLTDRNVVLSVKTPANFNNQSSRRNLSSNTMTRPTMSASSSVSRQSSTLSEASGRTTASMKRFTANRQKKQSEAWFSCLNKGSCRTSRRESPERGRPIDEALVIAKASIVESLKPFWADRYQLASLEGFTCHKQEALLLKDLVSSNETFPQILFKGPSGSGKRTLAIALLREIYGDAICNISHDLRYFQIKETRPVQVVVPVSSSPHHIELNVQLEPNARYAIMAFVKQISTEYALTPEISRMNMKADYKVIVLYNVDKAAENIQHLIKWIMDCYSDACKLILCCEDDVSILDSVKSRCKVVELAAPVTHEIMEVLIQIARKEDFELPMGFAAKIAAKSKQNLRRAIMALEACKAHNYPFAEDQPISIGWEEIIIELAAEILAHPTPTRLFSVRGKFQKLLVEFVHPKLILLKLVEEFLKRVDAGIRREIYYWHAYYEKRLPLGTVALLKLEEFVAKFMSIYRKTLGSRQQFQ, encoded by the exons ATGGAGGGAGCTTCAACATATAACAGAGCTCTACAACTAAAAATCTCGTCGACTATGAGGCAAAGAAGAAGTGGTTACGAGCCATCAGATACGGAGACAGATTGGACGTTGGACAGTCCACACCAGGAagcaaatgcaaacaatgaaAAAGAAATACATGTTGAAGAACCTGAATGCGAAGATCCAAATGTAGCATTGCAGAAAGCAAAGGACAATAAGTTTTTGAATGTAAGCCGGAGGACTAATGTTCCAAGCCCTGCTCGAAGGAGAACTACTAAGTCTCCTTATAAGCCTCGTAGAGAtaccgatgatgatgatgatgttcatTCTCCTGCAAAAGCTTTACCAAGAAGTGTTAGCACATTTTCGCGCAGGCCTGATTTATATTCTCGTAGAAATGTTAGTCCTTTTCAAAAATCTGAGTACCGTAGACATACATCTCCATATAAATATGCGGGAGAGGACCATCATCTAGATAAGGATGAATTTGCTGATTCAAATAGAAAGCAAAACAATGTTCACAGTAGACTCGGTGAGAAATCAAATTATAATCGCAGGTATGCTTCTGCTCCTAGACCTGACAGACAACATAGGTTTGATGCTTCCAAGGAGCGAAGGAAAGCAGATAAGACGCCGTCCCAATTGCCAATTAGGAGCTTGTCGCGGAAAGAGAGGGAAACTCCGAGTAAACATGGACCTACAGGAGGTGAACTTAATGAAATGATTGCCAAAGCAAAGATTTCTGGAAGCAGTACAGACGCTAATCATATGTTTGAAAGCACAGAAACCATTGCACCTGGTGATATTTTCTTTTCTCAGGATTATGCAGCCTTGACTATGCAGCAGATTACTGAAAACAAATCCAATAAAAAGACTCAGGTACTGACTGATAGGAATGTTGTACTATCTGTGAAAACACCTGCCAATTTTAATAATCAGAGTAGCAGAAGGAATTTATCGAGTAATACTATGACTCGACCAACTATGAGCGCGAGCTCTTCAGTAAGTAGGCAGAGCAGCACTTTGAGTGAGGCTAGTGGAAGGACAACTGCAAGTATGAAAAGGTTCACGGCGAACAGGCAAAAGAAGCAATCAGAAGCATGGTTTTCTTGTCTCAACAAGGGATCTTGTAGAACCTCAAGAAGAGAATCTCCAGAAAGAGGGCGCCCGATTGATGAAGCTTTAGTTATTGCCAAGGCATCTATAGTTGAAAGCCTGAAACCCTTCTGGGCTGATAGGTATCAACTTGCTTCACTAGAAGGATTCACTTGCCACAAGCAAGAAGCTTTACTACTTAAAGACCTG GTTTCTTCAAATGAAACCTTTCCACAGATCTTATTCAAGGGACCTTCTGGCTCTGGGAAGAGAACGCTCGCGATTGCTCTTCTTCGTGAAATATATGGAGATGCAATCTGCAAT ATATCCCATGATCTGAGATACTTCCAAATTAAG GAAACAAGGCCAGTGCAAGTTGTTGTACCAGTAAGCTCAAGTCCTCACCATATAGAGCTCAACGTTCAATTAGAACCTAATGCTAGATATGCAATAATGGCTTTCGTTAAGCAAATAAGCACCGAGTATGCACTGACCCCTGAAATCAGCAGAATGAATATGAAGGCTGATTACAAAG TAATAGTTCTTTATAATGTGGACAAAGCTGCGGAGAACATACAGCACTTGATAAAATGGATAATGGACTGCTATTCAGATGCTTGCAAACTCATTCTCTGCTGTGAAGATGATGTATCCATACTTGACTCAGTGAAAAGCCGCTGCAAAGTTGTTGAACTTGCAGCTCCTGTAACTCATGAA ATCATGGAAGTTCTTATTCAGATAGCAAGAAAGGAAGATTTTGAACTACCAATGGGCTTTGCGGCTAAGATAGCCGCCAAATCAAAGCAAAACCTGAGGAGAGCAATTATGGCTCTTGAAGCCTGCAAAGCACACAA CTATCCCTTTGCCGAAGACCAACCAATTTCAATAGGATGGGAGGAGATCATAATAGAACTTGCAGCAGAGATTCTAGCTCATCCCACCCCAACAAG GTTGTTCTCTGTTCGGGGGAAGTTTCAAAAACTTTTGGTGGAGTTTGTGCATCCAAAACTTATTCTCCTG AAACTAGTTGAAGAATTCCTTAAGAGGGTAGATGCTGGTATAAGAAGGGAAATTTATTATTGGCATGCTTATTAT GAGAAGAGACTCCCTCTTGGAACAGTTGCTTTGTTAAAATTAGAAG AATTTGTGGCAAAATTTATGAGCATATACAGGAAAACTTTGGGCAGCCGTCAACAGTTTCAATAA
- the LOC107823743 gene encoding soluble inorganic pyrophosphatase: protein MAENNGQGIGRYSGTSRVALNERILSSMSHRSVAAHPWHDLEIGPGAPAIFNCVVEIPKGSKVKYELDKASGLIKVDRILYSSVVYPHNYGFIPRTLCEDSDPMDVLVLMQEPVLPSTFLRARAIGLMPMIDQGEKDDKIIAVCADDPEFRHYSDIKELPPHRLAEIRRFFEDYKKNENKSVAVEDFLPAEAAVDAIKYSMDLYASYIVESLRK from the exons ATGGCTGAAAATAATGGACAAGGGATTGGAAGATATTCAGGAACCTCTCGTGTTGCACTCAATGAAAGAATTCTCTCCTCTATGTCTCATAGATCTGTTGCTGCTCATCCATGGCATGACTTAGAGATTG GGCCAGGTGCACCCGCAATCTTCAACTGT GTGGTTGAAATACCCAAAGGCAGCAAAGTGAAGTATGAGCTTGACAAAGCAAGTGGCCTTATAAAG GTTGACCGAATACTGTACTCATCAGTTGTTTATCCACACAACTATGGTTTCATCCCAAGAACCCTTTGTGAAGACAGTGATCCGATGGATGTCTTGGTACTGATGCAG GAACCTGTGCTACCTAGTACCTTTCTTCGTGCTCGTGCAATTGGATTGATGCCTATGATTGATCAG GGTGAGAAAGATGACAAGATAATAGCAGTATGTGCTGATGATCCCGAGTTTCGCCACTACTCAGACATCAAGGAGCTTCCTCCTCATCGGCTTGCTGAAATTCGGCGCTTTTTTGAAGACT ATAAAAAGAATGAGAACAAGTCAGTTGCAGTGGAAGACTTTCTTCCTGCTGAAGCAGCTGTTGATGCCATTAAGTATTCCAT GGACCTGTATGCTTCTTACATTGTGGAAAGTTTGAGGAAGTGA
- the LOC107823359 gene encoding gamma carbonic anhydrase 1, mitochondrial, producing the protein MGSAGKAIYTVGFWIRETGQALDRLGCRLQGNYYFHEHLSRHRTLMNLFDKVPVVEKDAFVAPSASIVGDVHIGRSASIWYGCVLRGDVNSVSIGAGTNVQDNSLIHVAKSNVSGRVLPTTIGKNVTIGHSAVLHGCTVEDEAFIGMGATVLDGAVVEKNSMVAAGALVRQKTRIPCGEVWGGNPARFLRKLTEEEIMFISQSAMNYSNLAQAHAAENAKKLDEIEFEKVLRKKFIRKEEEYDSMLGGVRDTPPELVLPDNALPDKAPKAS; encoded by the exons ATGGGTTCGGCGGGGAAAGCAATCTACACCGTCGGTTTCTGGATCCGAGAGACAGGCCAAGCCCTTGATCGATTGGGCTGCCGCCTCCAAGGCAACTATTACTTCCATGAACACC TGTCAAGGCATAGAACTTTAATGAACCTGTTTGACAAAGTACCAGTTGTTGAAAAGGATGCatttgtggccccaagtgcctctATAGTTGGTGATGTTCACATTGGTCGTAGTGCTTCTATTTGGTATGGATGTGTTCTGCGAG GTGATGTGAACAGTGTTAGCATTGGAGCCGGAACCAATGTCCAGGATAATTCTCTAATTCATGTAGCTAAATCAAATGTGAGTGGAAGGGTTTTGCCCACGACTATTGGGAAAAATGTTACCATAG GTCATAGTGCTGTATTACATGGATGTACTGTTGAAGATGAGGCATTTATCGGCATGGGTGCAACTGTACTTGATGGGGCGGTTGTAGAGAAAAATTCTATGGTTGCTGCTGGTGCCCTTGTCAGGCAGAAAACAAGGATTCCATGTGGAGAG GTCTGGGGAGGAAATCCAGCAAGGTTCTTGAGGAAGCTCACAGAAGAAGAAATAATGTTTATCTCCCAGTCAGCCATGAACTATTCCAATTTAGCGCAGGCCCATGCAGCTGAAAATGCAAAGAAGTTGGATGAGATTGAATTTGAGAAGGTGCTGCGGAAGAAATTCATTCGTAAGGAAGAAGAGTATGACTCTATGTTGGGTGGTGTTCGTGATACACCTCCGGAGCTTGTCCTGCCTGATAATGCCCTACCGGACAAGGCACCAAAGGCCTCCTAA